The proteins below are encoded in one region of Limnochorda pilosa:
- a CDS encoding ABC transporter substrate-binding protein, producing MAVLVVALAAPAAVWAQGRLSGELEIFSWWAGDEGPALEALIDRYEQLYPGVKVINATVTGGSGVNAKAVLKTRMLGGDPPDTFQVHAGQELIGTWVLANRMEDLGFLYDQEGWQKVLPQQLIDLLSTDKGIWSVPVNIHRSNVLWYIPDNLKKWGVSVPKTWDEFLQIAAKLQAQGVVPLSLGENWTANHLWENVAIAVLGPQKWQALWDGRLAWTSPEVLKAWETFGKVLQYTNRDAASLSWQQATDMVVHGEAAFNVMGDWAAGYMSTTLGLEAGKGFGWAASPGTSGIFVMLSDSFGLPVGSPNREATLAWLEMLGSREAQDIFNPLKGSISPRLDSDLSKYNTYGRSAAQDWRNSTIVGSLAHGVVANERFMNDFATVMEIFLSTRDPQAAANAAQAVAAQAGIGVR from the coding sequence CTGGCCGTTCTCGTCGTGGCGCTCGCCGCGCCGGCGGCGGTCTGGGCGCAGGGCCGTCTCAGCGGTGAGCTCGAGATCTTCTCCTGGTGGGCGGGCGACGAGGGCCCGGCCCTCGAGGCCCTGATCGATCGGTACGAGCAGCTCTATCCCGGCGTCAAGGTCATCAACGCCACGGTGACGGGCGGCTCGGGCGTCAACGCCAAGGCCGTGCTCAAGACCCGCATGCTGGGCGGCGACCCGCCCGACACCTTCCAGGTGCACGCCGGGCAGGAGCTGATCGGCACCTGGGTGCTGGCCAACCGCATGGAGGACCTCGGCTTCCTGTACGACCAGGAGGGCTGGCAGAAGGTCCTGCCCCAGCAGCTCATCGACCTGCTCTCCACCGACAAGGGCATCTGGTCCGTGCCGGTGAACATCCACCGTTCCAACGTGCTCTGGTACATCCCCGACAACCTGAAGAAGTGGGGCGTGAGCGTTCCCAAGACGTGGGACGAGTTCCTCCAGATCGCCGCCAAGCTTCAGGCCCAGGGCGTGGTGCCGCTGTCGCTGGGCGAGAACTGGACGGCCAACCACCTGTGGGAGAACGTGGCCATCGCGGTGCTGGGGCCCCAGAAGTGGCAGGCCCTTTGGGACGGCCGGCTTGCCTGGACCAGCCCTGAGGTGCTCAAGGCCTGGGAGACCTTCGGCAAGGTGCTCCAGTACACCAACCGGGACGCCGCCTCTCTCTCCTGGCAGCAGGCGACGGACATGGTGGTGCACGGCGAGGCGGCCTTCAACGTCATGGGCGACTGGGCTGCCGGCTACATGAGCACCACCCTGGGGCTGGAGGCGGGCAAGGGCTTCGGATGGGCGGCCTCGCCGGGCACCAGCGGCATCTTCGTGATGCTCTCGGACTCCTTCGGGCTGCCGGTGGGCTCCCCCAACCGGGAGGCCACCCTGGCGTGGCTGGAGATGCTGGGCAGCCGTGAGGCCCAGGACATCTTCAACCCGCTGAAGGGCTCCATCAGCCCCCGCCTCGACAGCGACCTGAGCAAGTACAACACCTACGGGCGTTCGGCGGCCCAGGACTGGCGCAACAGCACCATCGTGGGCAGCCTGGCGCACGGCGTGGTCGCCAACGAGCGGTTCATGAACGACTTTGCCACGGTGATGGAGATCTTCCTGAGCACCCGTGACCCGCAGGCCGCGGCCAACGCCGCCCAGGCGGTGGCGGCCCAGGCCGGCATCGGCGTCCGCTGA
- a CDS encoding carbohydrate ABC transporter permease: protein MRTGKDRLLAGLMLAPSLALLAVFVYGFIGQTLYVSFTDWGQGAALALNPEIHFVGLDNYRQLFSGILDVRFRQDLVNMLFFTLFFVALCLGLGLLLATLLDRPLRGEGFFRTVLLLPMSLSFVVTGTIWRWLLQPRGGVNVLPALVGLPRLDFLWTTTRDQVFRFNWQDVPGALLLGVGLVLVLLGVRAWRRREARKAGLLGVPGLVLVLWAALGGAAGWSLVPIKELHGFNLALVGIVMAATWQMSGYTMALYLAGLRGIPVELREAAEVDGATPLQVYRYVQLPLLQPITLSAVIILGHIALKIFDLIFAMTGPDNAVTSVPAILMYLTTFRGNQFAKGASIATLLLLLVSMLIIPYIVSSLRKAPER, encoded by the coding sequence ATGAGGACGGGGAAGGACCGGCTGCTGGCCGGGCTCATGCTCGCGCCCTCCCTGGCCCTGCTGGCCGTCTTCGTCTACGGCTTCATCGGCCAGACCCTCTACGTCTCGTTCACGGACTGGGGCCAAGGCGCCGCCCTGGCCCTCAACCCCGAGATCCACTTCGTGGGCCTGGACAACTACCGGCAGCTCTTCAGCGGCATCCTGGACGTGCGCTTCCGCCAGGACCTGGTGAACATGCTCTTCTTCACCCTCTTCTTCGTGGCCCTCTGCCTGGGGCTGGGGCTGCTGCTGGCCACGTTGCTGGACCGGCCCCTGCGGGGCGAGGGCTTCTTCCGGACGGTACTGCTCCTGCCCATGTCCCTCTCCTTCGTGGTGACGGGCACCATCTGGCGCTGGCTGCTCCAGCCCCGCGGCGGGGTGAACGTGCTGCCCGCCCTGGTGGGCCTGCCCCGCCTGGACTTCCTCTGGACCACGACCCGCGACCAGGTCTTCCGTTTCAACTGGCAGGACGTGCCCGGCGCCCTCCTCCTGGGGGTGGGGCTGGTGCTGGTGCTCCTGGGCGTGCGGGCGTGGCGGCGACGCGAGGCCCGCAAGGCCGGGCTCCTAGGCGTTCCCGGCCTGGTGCTGGTGCTCTGGGCGGCCCTAGGCGGGGCGGCCGGCTGGAGCCTGGTGCCCATCAAGGAGCTTCACGGCTTCAACCTGGCCCTGGTGGGGATCGTCATGGCCGCCACCTGGCAGATGTCGGGGTACACCATGGCCCTCTACCTGGCGGGACTGCGGGGCATCCCCGTCGAGCTGCGGGAGGCGGCGGAGGTCGACGGGGCCACGCCCCTCCAGGTGTACCGCTACGTCCAGCTCCCGCTGCTGCAGCCCATCACCCTCAGCGCGGTGATCATCCTGGGGCACATCGCCCTCAAGATCTTCGACCTTATCTTCGCCATGACCGGGCCCGACAACGCCGTCACCAGCGTGCCGGCCATCCTCATGTACCTGACCACCTTCCGGGGCAACCAGTTCGCGAAGGGCGCCTCCATCGCGACACTGCTGCTCCTCCTGGTGTCCATGCTGATCATCCCCTACATCGTCTCGTCGCTCCGAAAGGCGCCGGAACGATGA
- a CDS encoding carbohydrate ABC transporter permease — protein MPVYMTVVTSLKDPSEIRLATAWKPPTEVSWEGYRAALGQFAPKLRNSFVLAVSATVLSALLGSMNGYVLSKWRLPGAQLIFPLMVFGMFIPYQSILIPLFQFLRSVNLYGGLPGLILVHVVYGLPITTLLFRNFYAELPDEMIQSSSIDGAGFFGIYRWIVLPLSAPAFVVVVIWQFTQIWNEFLFAVTLTQPAWQPITVALANLAGGEAVQWNLPMAGSILAALPTVLVYVFLGRYFIRGLLAGSLKG, from the coding sequence ATGCCCGTCTACATGACGGTGGTCACGAGCCTCAAGGATCCGTCCGAGATCCGGCTGGCCACGGCCTGGAAGCCGCCCACGGAGGTCTCATGGGAGGGGTATCGAGCCGCGCTCGGGCAGTTCGCGCCCAAGCTGCGGAACAGCTTCGTGCTGGCGGTGAGCGCCACGGTGCTCTCGGCGCTGCTGGGTTCCATGAACGGGTACGTCCTCTCCAAGTGGCGGCTGCCGGGGGCCCAGCTCATCTTCCCGCTGATGGTCTTCGGGATGTTCATCCCCTACCAGAGCATCCTGATCCCGCTCTTCCAGTTCCTGCGCTCGGTGAACCTGTACGGGGGGCTGCCGGGGCTGATCCTGGTCCACGTGGTCTACGGGCTTCCCATCACGACCCTGCTCTTCCGCAACTTCTACGCGGAGCTGCCCGACGAGATGATCCAGTCCTCCTCCATCGACGGGGCGGGCTTTTTCGGCATCTACCGCTGGATCGTGCTGCCCCTCTCGGCCCCGGCCTTCGTGGTGGTGGTCATCTGGCAGTTCACCCAGATCTGGAACGAGTTCCTCTTCGCCGTCACCCTCACCCAGCCCGCCTGGCAGCCCATCACCGTCGCGCTGGCCAACCTGGCCGGCGGCGAGGCGGTCCAGTGGAACCTGCCCATGGCCGGCTCCATCCTGGCGGCCCTGCCCACGGTGCTGGTCTACGTCTTCCTGGGGCGCTACTTCATCCGGGGGTTGCTGGCCGGGTCGCTCAAGGGGTGA